Proteins from one Kazachstania africana CBS 2517 chromosome 1, complete genome genomic window:
- the IKS1 gene encoding protein kinase IKS1 (similar to Saccharomyces cerevisiae IKS1 (YJL057C); ancestral locus Anc_1.324): MSLVPYNNDSVILNDPASGSLVVVNPSVGSLTFYRRVASPRIMNVNNGRNSHNHSNQQSPSNSNNEISSYVCPQCGTIVDEGAFNTNSDSAFLAPHYRSSDINLSKKYFKLLESSHRQEQERVLSDNVSRSASIPESIPEDLFIPGYFHRFFEILSILGHGARGSVFKVVHKIGNTNLGIFAMKKISIGNDMQWFDKCIREVKALSSLTHKSANLITYNHVWLEMDTSYGVTNRNDMNSDKIPCLFILQQYCEGGNLEDCILIDVFNKFPEKVSTEDRKKRFRQLRKQKQIGHTQLGLSTKQILLIIRDIARGLHELHDIGIIHRDLKPSNCLLLTKYTASESNGQAKNDGMQGEFDQNEKSFPTIVIGDLGESQIAGETRSATGCTGTLEFTAPEVIITDNLENWNSKNLHYNEYTFASDMYSLGMLCYFITFGNLPFSSEVDLTELKYDVKNFRINKNTMIRKHNEMNLRPVDSRIFGIIQSLLNTEPSSRPTATIIEKKVTSILQEMEEQNHIEEKISPVNKADFIDGDSHFFDTVFGHDNLGEEHTVVTASNSMALALSKETKPHRKLRGSHLLQSVAKHSRSHLYSICSAILVTILLKYFEVNIMAKYALLIGLGFSFRSPSEDTKKIAFAFLAITLAKLCNIH; encoded by the coding sequence ATGAGCTTAGTTCCATATAACAACGACTCTgtgatattgaatgatCCGGCATCCGGTTCCCTTGTTGTTGTAAATCCATCCGTGGGGAGCCTAACTTTCTACAGGAGGGTCGCTTCACCAAGAATTATGAACGTTAATAATGGCAGAAATTCTCACAATCATTCCAATCAGCAGTCTCCGTCAAATTCTAACAATGAAATATCCTCATATGTCTGTCCGCAATGTGGTACAATAGTTGATGAAGGTGCTTTTAATACAAACTCTGATAGCGCATTTCTGGCACCGCATTATAGATCTTCAGATATTAATCTCtcaaaaaaatactttAAGCTGTTAGAGTCCTCACACAGGCAAGAACAAGAAAGGGTTTTGTCCGACAATGTTTCAAGAAGTGCTTCTATTCCAGAGTCGATACCTGAGGATCTTTTTATACCAGGCTATTTCCATAGatttttcgaaattttatcaattttggGTCATGGAGCAAGAGGTTCTGTGTTCAAAGTAGTTCACAAAATTGGAAATACTAATTTAGGCATTTTtgcaatgaaaaaaatttctattgGTAACGATATGCAATGGTTTGATAAATGTATAAGAGAAGTAAAAGCTCTGAGTTCACTGACACATAAAAGTGCAAACCTCATAACGTACAATCACGTTTGGTTAGAAATGGATACTTCTTATGGTGTAACCAATAGAAATGACATGAATTCGGATAAAATACCATGCCTTTTCATTCTGCAGCAGTATTGTGAAGGTGGTAATTTGGAGGATTGTATCTTAATTGATGTGTTTAATAAGTTCCCTGAAAAAGTATCTACTGAAGACaggaagaaaagattcaGACAACTTAggaaacaaaaacaaataGGTCATACCCAATTAGGTTTGAGCACAAAACAGATCTTGCTGATAATTAGGGATATTGCCAGAGGCTTACATGAATTACATGACATTGGTATCATTCATAGGGATTTGAAGCCATCCAACTGTCTGTTGCTTACAAAATACACTGCATCAGAGAGCAATGGGCAAGCTAAAAATGATGGAATGCAGGGAGAATTTGaccaaaatgaaaaatcattcCCGACCATAGTTATTGGTGATTTGGGCGAGAGTCAAATAGCTGGTGAAACGAGGTCAGCTACTGGATGCACCGGAACACTGGAATTCACTGCTCCTGAGGTAATCATTACAgataatttagaaaattgGAACTCTAAAAATCTCCATTATAATGAATACACATTCGCATCTGATATGTACTCATTAGGTATGTTGTGTTATTTCATAACATTTGGTAATTTACCCTTTAGCTCAGAAGTGGACCTGACAGAATTGAAGTATGACGTCAAGAATTTCagaattaataaaaatacaatGATCAGAAAACACaatgaaatgaatttgaGGCCAGTTGATTCCAGAATATTTGGTATAATTCaatcattattgaatacTGAGCCTTCTTCCCGTCCAACAGCCACgataatagaaaaaaaagttacCAGCATATTACAGGAAATGGAAGAACAAAAccatattgaagaaaaaatttctccGGTAAATAAAGCTGATTTTATAGATGGTGACAGTCATTTTTTTGACACTGTTTTTGGACATGATAATCTTGGAGAAGAACATACTGTGGTGACGGCAAGTAATAGCATGGCGCTAGCATTATCTAAAGAAACTAAGCCTCATAGGAAGTTAAGAGGGAGTCATCTACTCCAAAGTGTTGCAAAGCATAGCAGATCTCATCTTTATTCTATTTGTTCCGCTATTTTGGTTACCATATTgcttaaatattttgaagttaaTATTATGGCAAAGTATGCATTATTAATTGGACTAGGCTTTTCATTTCGTTCTCCAAGTGaagatacaaaaaaaatagcatTTGCATTCTTAGCAATAACATTGGCCAAGTTATGCAATATACACtaa
- the BNA3 gene encoding kynurenine--oxoglutarate transaminase (similar to Saccharomyces cerevisiae BNA3 (YJL060W); ancestral locus Anc_1.321) — MKKVSTIVPKVTPNKYFTKNAAKDVWSLTNESAAIAAKNSRNVGREMINLGQGFFSYAPPQFAIKEAQRALEIPLVNQYSPTRGRLSLIDSLVKFYTPFYNTKLEAANFSVFTGANEAIFSILIGLLNPGDEVIVFEPFFDQYIPNIELSGGKVVYVPITPPKNLDTRVTKGEEWQIDWDSLQAAMNSKTKAIIINTPHNPIGKVFTEPELRRLGDICVKNNVVIISDEVYEHLYFKDSFTRIATLSPEIGQLTLTVGSAGKSFAATGWRIGWALSLNQELLSYAAKAHTRICFASPSPLQEAVANAFNDAEKVEYFKETRLQYIRKYEIFTNVLNELGLPYTEPEGTYFILVNFSKVKIPPDYKYPEELLNKAKDFRISYWLMNELGVVAIPPTEFYIKEHEHAAENLLRFAVCKDDEYLEKAAERLMLLKEYL, encoded by the coding sequence ATGAAGAAAGTCAGCACAATTGTACCCAAGGTGACTCctaataaatatttcacaaaAAATGCAGCTAAGGATGTTTGGTCTCTTACTAACGAATCAGCTGCTATAGCTGCTAAGAACTCAAGAAATGTAGGTCGTGAGATGATTAATTTGGGCCAAGGATTTTTTTCTTACGCTCCTCCTCAGTTCGCAATTAAAGAAGCTCAAAGGGCATTAGAAATTCCTTTAGTAAACCAATACTCTCCAACAAGAGGTCGTTTATCTTTGATCGATTCGTTAGTCAAATTTTATACACCATTTTATAATACAAAACTGGAGGCTGCAAATTTCTCTGTTTTCACTGGTGCTAATGaagcaattttttctatcttGATAGGTCTCTTGAATCCAGGTGACGAGGTCATTGTATTTGAGCCTTTTTTCGATCAGTATATCccaaatattgaattgaGTGGAGGGAAAGTTGTTTATGTACCAATTACACCACCAAAGAATCTGGACACAAGAGTTACCAAAGGTGAAGAATGGCAGATTGACTGGGACTCGCTACAGGCTGCtatgaattcaaaaaccAAGGCCATCATTATAAACACTCCTCATAATCCAATTGGTAAAGTATTCACCGAACCTGAACTGAGAAGGCTGGGTGATATCTGCgtcaaaaataatgttgTCATTATTTCGGATGAAGTTTATGAACACctatatttcaaagactCATTTACAAGAATTGCCACTTTATCACCGGAGATTGGCCAATTGACCTTGACAGTTGGTTCTGCGGGTAAGTCATTTGCTGCCACTGGATGGAGGATTGGATGGGCTCTCTCTTTGAACCAAGAATTATTGAGTTACGCTGCTAAAGCGCATACGAGAATTTGCTTTGCCTCTCCGTCACCTTTACAAGAAGCTGTAGCAAATGCTTTCAATGATGctgaaaaagttgaatattttaagGAAACTAGATTACAGtatattagaaaatatgaaatcTTCACCAATGTATTGAATGAGCTAGGCTTACCATACACGGAGCCAGAGGGTacttattttattttagttaatttttccaagGTCAAAATACCTCCCGATTATAAGTATCCTGAGGAGCTGTTAAATAAGGCCAAGGATTTCCGTATATCTTATTGGTTGATGAATGAACTGGGTGTTGTAGCTATACCACCAACCGAATTTTATATCAAAGAGCATGAACATGCCGCTGAAAATCTTTTAAGGTTTGCAGTCTGTAAAGACGATGAGTATCTGGAGAAGGCTGCAGAAAGACTCATGTtattaaaagaatatttgtaA
- the LAS21 gene encoding mannose-ethanolamine phosphotransferase LAS21 (similar to Saccharomyces cerevisiae LAS21 (YJL062W); ancestral locus Anc_1.317) produces MRGILGFVLVAQLLSVLLFAIGFFPQKNVMNGNATFSINKKLQEETKQPFKKLVLIVIDALRSDFLFDESSSNFHFVHSKLNSGEAWGYTAYSNPPTVTLPRLKGITTGSTPNFLDALLNVAEDDSSSNVKDQDSWLKQFHSKGYRMRFFGDDTWLKLFPLEFFNDYEGTNSFFVSDFEQVDLNVTRHIPRQLEKTEDWDVLILHYLGLDHIGHKGGANSKFMPAKHREMDQIVGKLYDNLDEDTLLIVMGDHGMNDAGNHGGSSAGETSAGLVFFSKKLSKFKIPIRQLNARLPITSNSSDYQYLTQVQQMDLVPTLAALYNVPIPKNSVGVIIPDFLQLLDPNIIDTKLLENYKQLLELSKVEYDDELFNLNVFDLEKRSECQRIMKTLQEKLIAATTEYDYTMLAIGCFMSLVLTLVMAIFSFFQMASNKYFFASVLLASILGFSCFGSSFVEEEHQIWWWVITGCLFISAAKTMHYFEHSVILLCLRLIRGWNNTGQKTVYPYVISKILEENSTLQWNLNALTFFVISLNGNQNSMWGFISSSTLGILCLAYKATWAVVNKEIVPWYIQNIMDNCASFFQDGNKKDYSSTLIPMASFFLHSVAAIIFFTLLWGKFNKHHPSFSLKCISKYVTILMMFLSSSVNIPQFLIFEIMRSFISKILKKHYNSNIYLTSLISLCLQNFAFFQFGGTNSIATIDISNAYHGISENYNIYVIGVLMVLSNFAPSIYWAMFSWDIIYDIKETNFNKWASFTKSKIPTSLFNCIVGLCLMLACVMFRYHLFVWSVFSPKLCYFVGWNLFMNAIFGWVLEVLLLSITN; encoded by the coding sequence ATGAGAGGAATTTTGGGCTTTGTGTTGGTGGCTCAGCTTCTTAGTGTTCTTCTATTTGCTATAGGATTCTTTCCTCAGAAAAATGTGATGAATGGTAATGCAACCTTTTCTatcaacaaaaaattgcaaGAAGAAACGAAACAGCCgtttaaaaaattggtaCTAATAGTGATTGACGCCCTAAGAAGCGATTTTTTATTCGATGAATCGTCTTCTAACTTTCATTTCGTCCATTCAAAGCTAAATTCAGGTGAAGCTTGGGGTTATACGGCGTATTCTAATCCACCAACAGTTACGTTACCAAGACTAAAAGGCATAACTACTGGTTCCACTCCAAATTTCCTAGATGCTCTCCTGAATGTTGCTGAAGATGATTCCTCTTCAAACGTAAAGGATCAGGACTCCTGGCTCAAACAATTCCACTCAAAAGGCTATAGAATGAGGTTTTTTGGTGATGATACTTGGTTGAAGCTATTCCCActagaatttttcaatgattatGAAGGGaccaattctttttttgtgAGTGACTTCGAACAAGTCGATCTTAATGTGACGAGGCATATCCCCAGACAGCTTGAGAAAACTGAAGACTGGGATGTGCTAATTTTACACTATTTGGGTCTCGATCACATAGGCCATAAAGGTGGTGCGAATTCTAAATTTATGCCAGCAAAGCACCGTGAAATGGACCAAATAGTTGGTAAGCTTTATGATAATCTAGATGAAGATACCCTACTAATTGTTATGGGCGATCATGGAATGAATGATGCAGGAAACCATGGTGGTTCTTCAGCTGGTGAAACTTCAGCTGGTTtagtatttttttcaaaaaaattaagcaaattcaaaatcCCTATACGACAACTCAACGCCAGACTACCCATAACATCAAATAGTTCTGATTATCAGTATTTGACACAAGTACAACAAATGGATTTAGTACCTACGTTGGCTGCCTTATATAACGTGCctattccaaaaaataGTGTTGGGGTAATTATTCCAGATTTTTTGCAACTATTAGATCCAAATATCATAGATACTAAGCTTTTAGAAAACTACAAGCAGTTGCTTGAATTGTCTAAAGTTGAATATGACGAtgaacttttcaatttgaatgtttttgatttggaaaaaagaaGCGAGTGTCAGAGAATAATGAAAACTCTTCAAGAAAAACTGATTGCAGCAACTACTGAATACGACTACACCATGCTTGCAATTGGTTGTTTTATGTCACTCGTCCTGACATTAGTTATGGccattttttccttctttcaaatggcctcaaataaatatttttttgcatcCGTCTTACTTGCCTCAATACTTGGGTTTTCATGTTTTGGCAGCAGTTTCGTTGAAGAGGAGCATCAGATTTGGTGGTGGGTAATTACCGGCTGCCTTTTTATTAGTGCTGCTAAAACCATGCATTATTTTGAACACTCTGTTATACTCCTCTGCTTGAGATTGATCAGAGGTTGGAATAATACTGGCCAAAAGACAGTATATCCTTAtgtcatttcaaaaattctagaagaaaatagtaCACTTCAATGGAACTTGAACGCCCTTACTTTTTTCGTTATCTCATTAAATGGTAACCAAAATTCTATGTGGGGGTTCATATCATCTTCCACACTAGGAATTTTGTGTTTAGCGTATAAAGCTACCTGGGCAGTTGTAAACAAGGAGATAGTTCCATGGTACATCCAAAATATTATGGATAACTGTGCCTCATTCTTCCAAGATGGCaacaagaaagattatTCTTCGACTTTAATTCCTATGGCAAGTTTCTTCCTTCATAGTGTAGCCgcaataatttttttcactttattGTGGGGAAAGTTCAATAAACATCAtccatcattttcattgaagtgTATCTCGAAATATGTTACAATATTAATGATGTTTCTTTCCTCATCGGTAAATATACCGCAATTCTTAATATTTGAGATAATGAGATCCTTTATcagtaaaattttgaaaaaacaCTATAATTCGAATATCTATCTAACAAGTTTAATTTCCTTGTGCTTACAAAATTTTGCCTTTTTCCAATTTGGTGGTACTAACTCAATTGCAACAATTGACATATCTAATGCATATCATGGGATATCAGAAAACTACAATATTTACGTAATTGGTGTTTTGATGGTGCTATCTAACTTTGCTCCATCCATATACTGGGCTATGTTCTCGTGGGACATTATTTATGACATTAAAGAAAccaattttaataaatggGCCAGTTTTACCAAGAGTAAAATTCCAACGAGCTTATTCAACTGTATCGTTGGATTGTGCTTGATGCTAGCTTGTGTCATGTTCAGGTACCATCTGTTCGTCTGGAGTGTGTTCAGTCCGAAGCTCTGCTATTTTGTTGGATGGAATCTTTTCATGAATGCAATATTTGGATGGGTACTCGAAGTTTTACTACTTTCCATAACTAATTAA
- the KAFR0A01750 gene encoding uncharacterized protein, which yields MVPLCVWRNIPSSALNINHLRIFGCAAYTTLPASNRDGKFAPTAIAGIHVGYDSDHKGYRIFYPPSKKIYVSTQVKFDEMVFPLENSKATVESHDFATSVIGGIPVYPSTGAVLGVPRKAIEPITDSSDKCDEPTERESSVISDLADEPEMISDSEELSTTSHATAEELLAEINNITKTHETTISQAQDQITAVTDENKRLTDALHSATNMVEQLRRHPKRSNPPPTDITPTDALLPTSQPTKKRGVMLENDLPSIPIVTQVTTPDDQVIRAVTQSTASEPTSLEELHSAAIRSHPNWSPSGFPIGDLSIPDFNTTGITPGSFISADNHGGSVRTIISPLFNQLSSNPPSPSASDSSFINVSAQHLALSAVATAFSSQGLLSAAPNTIKQAMARLDANIWRAACEKELNAFQKQSTFKLVPAPGDARPLGTRWVFTLKSNNTAKARLVAQGHRQRASIDYTETFSPVIHYASVRVFLALSATMSYLIHQMDVDTAFLNSKLDEPVYVRQPPGFIDTNHPDWVWRLEGDVRVEAIAATTE from the coding sequence ATGGTGCCTCTATGTGTTTGGCGAAACATTCCTTCATCTGCTCTAAATATCAATCATTTACGTATATTTGGATGCGCTGCTTATACTACTTTACCTGCTTCCAATAGAGATGGGAAATTTGCTCCTACAGCCATTGCTGGTATTCACGTTGGTTATGATTCTGACCATAAAGGCTATCGTATCTTTTATCCTCCgtcgaagaaaatatatgtGTCTACCCAGgtgaaatttgatgaaatggTTTTCCCATTAGAAAATTCCAAAGCCACGGTTGAATCCCATGACTTTGCTACTTCCGTGATAGGGGGGATTCCAGTGTATCCATCAACTGGTGCTGTGTTGGGGGTTCCAAGAAAAGCCATCGAACCCATAACTGACAGCAGTGACAAATGCGATGAGCCTACAGAACGTGAGTCTAGTGTAATCTCAGATCTGGCAGATGAACCTGAGATGATTTCAGATTCAGAAGAGTTAAGTACCACTTCCCATGCTACAGCAGAGGAATTACTTGCCGAgatcaataatattacaaaaacCCATGAGACCACTATCTCACAGGCTCAAGATCAAATTACTGCTGTCACTGACGAAAATAAACGTCTTACTGACGCTCTCCATTCAGCTACTAACATGGTAGAACAGTTACGTCGCCACCCCAAGAGAAGCAATCCTCCTCCAACGGATATCACACCTACGGATGCTTTACTTCCTACTTCTCAACCCACCAAGAAGCGGGGGGTTATGCTGGAGAACGATCTGCCATCAATTCCTATTGTCACCCAAGTCACAACACCTGACGATCAGGTCATTCGTGCTGTTACTCAATCTACTGCTTCCGAACCTACTTCTCTTGAAGAACTTCATTCAGCGGCTATACGCTCTCATCCTAATTGGTCTCCAAGTGGCTTTCCAATTGGCGATCTTTCAATTCCTGACTTTAATACTACTGGTATTACTCCTGGCTCTTTTATTTCTGCTGATAATCATGGTGGTTCAGTCAGAACTATTATATCTCCTCTTTTCAACCAACTATCATCGAATCCTCCATCCCCTTCTGCATCTGACTCTTCTTTTATAAATGTTTCGGCTCAGCACTTAGCATTAAGTGCTGTTGCAACGGCCTTTTCTTCTCAAGGCCTACTATCTGCTGCTCCCAATACCATTAAACAAGCCATGGCTCGCCTCGATGCTAACATCTGGCGGGCTGCGTGTGAAAAAGAACTAAATGCTTTTCAAAAGCAATCTACTTTTAAACTTGTTCCTGCTCCAGGTGACGCTCGTCCTTTAGGTACTCGTTGGGTATTCACCCTTAAGAGTAACAATACTGCCAAAGCTAGGCTAGTTGCTCAAGGTCACCGACAACGTGCGAGTATTGACTATACAGAAACATTTTCGCCGGTTATTCATTATGCGTCAGTTCGGGTATTTCTGGCGCTTTCTGCTACTATGAGTTATTTGATTCACCAGATGGATGTTGACACAGCTTTCCTAAATTCTAAATTGGATGAACCTGTGTACGTTCGTCAGCCTCCTGGATTTATTGACACCAATCATCCTGATTGGGTGTGGAGACTAGAGGGGGATGTACGGGTTGAAGCAATCGCCGCTACTACGGAATAA
- the NUP82 gene encoding linker nucleoporin NUP82 (similar to Saccharomyces cerevisiae NUP82 (YJL061W); ancestral locus Anc_1.319): protein MAQSNEVSVSEVSKLLENRPIFKTSLSSSLLNSERSFSLPILAQDSSIYKKNQLRWGSVASSQYHSLPLLFFDDSAYENVIISNSGQFLCLYDKKSLSLIEIPWGYDGAVTSIKSSFQRVFRDVNKSSDIKKILFHPKAADDGCVVILFENDVICLFDLRKSEKLFLNKTANKLGIETRVTDIEDMEFSQDGLTLYMLSVTDGGDIYAFYPCLPPKLSLKKSVLEDLFNKSRILYDSLDSTVSIEVRKNVLKQIKFIASLRDSSSDETKNSCLEISNDFRQVKAQGPFTVAPYPEKLYEATAKEIYTLDIGNNNELFAITFDNGTVTLLLKDLELSMSWNADNYVYNNSFVLIESVEMGPESIKLLKSSSLTGQMFISQNHSSVRKIDTTAWSFKVSKCITNSDLTSLIDVDFKSKISDLDIKENVDCYGVWSLRGERGILFVSNSSVISRTLPESDSSFVIKLDEMSRSKNIEDPVTKKYEVSFTQPISEIMNLNDSFQRICRHPFKKIISPEERQTVLSNDSNETQLATLTEISNDLVSNIVEGQSLGLVLRNRLYEQQYELTKQLKESIQLIEKQSLLKSSYDDKMVRWNKNLKKQDELIQRFNALNGNLAKIHESKEISKTPISEKEVEWFKEVRNQILKFNDFVHVHRNMQEQINFLRKGLSRIESKVGQRSSHLTSEWAEFKKILETDTNIIKECNEELTKAHTQLDAEV, encoded by the coding sequence ATGGCACAGTCAAATGAAGTAAGTGTTAGTGAAGTGTCGAAATTGCTTGAAAACAGGCCAATTTTCAAGACGTCTTTGTCGTCATCGCTTCTCAACTCAGAAAGATCTTTTTCACTACCCATTCTGGCACAAGATTCGTccatttacaaaaaaaatcagttGAGATGGGGTTCAGTGGCTTCTTCACAATATCACAGTCTTCCTCTTCTCTTTTTTGATGATTCTGCCTACGAAAACGTTATCATTAGCAATTCTGGCCAATTTTTATGCCTTTATGACAAGAAATCATTATCGTTGATTGAAATTCCGTGGGGCTATGATGGTGCAGTAACGTCGATAAAGTCCTCTTTCCAAAGAGTGTTTCGTGATGTTAACAAAAGTTCCGATATTAAAAAGATTCTATTTCATCCAAAGGCAGCAGATGATGGTTGTGTTGtcattttatttgaaaatgatgttaTTTGTTTATTTGACCTGAGAAAGAGTGAGAAGCTCTTTTTAAATAAAACCGCTAACAAACTTGGGATTGAAACTAGAGTTACAGATATTGAGGATATGGAATTCAGTCAAGATGGCTTAACGCTGTATATGCTATCCGTAACGGATGGGGGTGATATATATGCTTTCTACCCGTGTTTGCCTCCAAAACTATCATTAAAAAAGTCTGTTTTGGaagatttattcaataaatcgAGGATTTTATACGACTCTCTGGATTCTACGGTAAGCATTGAAGTCAGAAAAAACGTATTAaaacaaattaaatttattgcTTCTTTACGTGACAGTTCCTCGGACGAAACGAAGAATAGCTGTCTcgaaatttcaaatgattttcGTCAAGTTAAGGCTCAAGGTCCCTTCACGGTTGCGCCATATCCCGAAAAATTATATGAGGCCACAGCAAAAGAGATTTACACTTTAGACATaggtaataataatgaactTTTTGCTATCACCTTTGATAATGGTACGGTTACTTTATTGTTAAAGGATTTAGAATTATCTATGTCCTGGAATGCCGACAATTATGTttataataattcttttgttttgatagAATCTGTTGAGATGGGACCTGAATCTATCAAACTACTGAAATCCTCGTCTCTTACAGGACAGATGTTTATTTCTCAAAACCATAGCTCAGTACGTAAGATCGATACTACAGCTTGGTCATTTAAAGTTTCTAAATGCATTACTAATTCTGATCTAACATCTTTGATAGACGtagatttcaaaagtaaGATAAGTGACTTGGACATCAAGGAAAACGTCGATTGCTATGGTGTTTGGAGCCTAAGAGGGGAAAGGGGTATTTTGTTTGTATCGAACTCAAGTGTCATTTCTAGAACACTTCCAGAATCTGATAGTTCTTTCGTAataaaattagatgaaatgtcaagatcaaaaaatatagaagATCCAGTCACTAAGAAATATGAGGTGAGTTTTACCCAACCAATCTCCGAAATTATGAACTTGAATGATTCCTTTCAAAGAATCTGTCGTCATccattcaagaaaatcatTTCGCCAGAGGAAAGGCAAACTGTCTTGTCTAATGATTCAAATGAGACTCAGCTTGCCACATTGACCGAAATCTCAAATGACTTAGTTTCCAATATTGTCGAAGGGCAAAGTCTAGGTCTTGTATTACGTAACAGACTTTATGAACAGCAGTACGAGCTGACCAAGCAGCTGAAAGAGTCTATACAATTGATTGAGAAACAAAGcttattgaaaagttctTATGATGACAAAATGGTCAGATGGAATAAGAATCTAAAGAAGCAAGATGAATTAATACAACGATTCAATGCATTAAATGGCAATCTTGCCAAGATTCATGAATCAAAAgagatttcaaaaacaCCTATTAGtgaaaaagaagttgaGTGGTTTAAAGAAGTAAGaaaccaaattttgaaattcaacGACTTTGTTCATGTGCACAGAAATATGCAAGAACAAATAAACTTTTTAAGAAAAGGCCTAAGTCGAATTGAATCTAAAGTTGGCCAACGCAGCTCGCATTTAACGAGTGAATGGGCTGAATTTAAGAAGATTTTGGAGACAGATACTAACATCATCAAGGAATGTAATGAAGAGCTTACTAAGGCGCACACTCAACTAGATGCAGAAGTCTGA